One Numida meleagris isolate 19003 breed g44 Domestic line chromosome 6, NumMel1.0, whole genome shotgun sequence genomic region harbors:
- the CSRP3 gene encoding cysteine and glycine-rich protein 3, translating into MPNWGGGAKCGACEKTVYHAEEIQCNGRSFHKTCFLCMACRKALDSTTVAAHESEIYCKTCYGRKYGPKGIGFGQGAGCLSTDTGDHLGLNLQQGSPKPARPSTPTNPSKFAKKMVDVDKCPRCGKSVYAAEKIMGGGKPWHKTCFRCAICGKSLESTNVTDKDGELYCKVCYAKNFGPKGIGFGGLTQVEKKECE; encoded by the exons ATGCCAAACTGGGGAGGTGGAGCCAAATGCGGCGCCTGTGAAAAGACAGTGTACCATGCTGAGGAGATTCAGTGCAATGGAAGGAGCTTCCACAAGACCTGCTTCCTCTGCA tggCTTGCAGGAAGGCTCTGGACAGTACCACGGTGGCAGCTCACGAATCTGAAATCTACTGCAAAACTTGCTACGGGAGAAAATACGGCCCCAAAGGCATTGGCTTCGGACAAGGGGCCGGATGCCTCAGCACCGACACCGGGGACCATCTGGGCCTGAACCTGCAACA aGGATCACCAAAGCCTGCTCGCCCCTCTACACCAACTAATCCTTCCAAGTTTGCCAAAAAGATGGTTGATGTGGATAAATGTCCTCGCTGTGGCAAGTCGGTGTATGCTGCAGAGAAGATAATGGGAGGAGGAAAA CCTTGGCATAAAACATGCTTCCGCTGCGCTATCTGTGGAAAGAGTTTGGAATCTACAAACGTTACAGACAAAGATGGAGAGCTCTACTGTAAAG tttgCTACGCAAAGAATTTTGGTCCCAAAGGAATTGGTTTTGGCGGCCTCACtcaagtggaaaagaaagaatgcgAGTGA